Within Cyprinus carpio isolate SPL01 chromosome A7, ASM1834038v1, whole genome shotgun sequence, the genomic segment attttgtATTTGGTGAATTTTTATTTGGTGCCGACTTTAATGTGATCTGATCACTGAAAACACAAATGAGGCATGTGATTACAGGCATTACTTAAGGCTGTTGTGAGTTAAAGAAGGGAGCCGACTTCATACAGACATCATTCAGCCTGCTGTTAGTAAATACACTTATCTTTCCTAACTGTTGCCATAGATACACAACACAGAACTCCTGTTAGGCCTATAAATAaggaaatttgaaaaaaaaaaaaaaaaatcatttaatttagataCAGTTGTAGTCAAACCTATAGTGCTGATGTGGCTAAAGTGAGTGTGTGCAGTCAGTGGGTGACTAATGGCTGTTCTGTGTTTGTTAGTCCTGGATACAGCAGGACAGGAAGAGTTTGGAGCCATGAGAGAACAATACATGAGGACAGGGGAGGGCTTCCTTCTCGTCTTCTCTGTCACTGAAAGGTAAAGGTGAGCAACGTCCCACTCACGttttctctcaactttctctctttcttccccTTTCCCCTACATTGTCTGTCTCAGTTTCactttcattctgtttttgtctTTCCAGTTTTATGAATGCCCCTCCTCCATGCActcatttacattttctgtaacTGTCAAATTAGAAGTGGGCTAATTTACACCCCTGGTTTTGTCTCGTTGAAAGCCAGCACATGCAAATCTCACACACATTGCAGTGTAGGTTCTCGAGGAATGCGGTGTGTGATCAGACGGTTTGTGAGCGTTTGTGCCCTCTTGGGGTCCtttccactttgtgtttatgcgGTTAACGCAGTCTTTCCTTCCTTCGTTTACATTACCCTGCTCGGAGCCGATGGCACAGGCCTCTctgaacacacactctctctcacaatcTCTCCAGAGTCCATGACAAGCATTTCCTCCTCCTGCATGACATTTAAACGACTCAAACTGTTAGAATCAACAGAGACCTCATATCAGTGTCCTTCCCTCCCCAGACTACACACGCTGTTCTCAATATGCCGGCTTCTAGCTGTCTTACAGTGTTACTGGAAAGTTTATAGCAGCGGCATGAGAACCGTGCGACCTCATGTCATCCTGTGTACTGTAATGCAGTTCTGTGGCCCAAAACAGAGAGATAGCTGCTCATCAGCTGGAAGGGTGGGCTTGCATTCCTTTTAGGTTTTGTGGAGAGGACGAGCTCTGCTTTGTGGGTGAATGTGTGTACTTTCATTTCATCAtttctgaaaatgtcctcactagGTTCCCCTCAAGTTGACACACCAGGTGTcttagcaggaaaaaaaaacactagtctagttcatttatagtattttttgacAACGAGAACGAGTCTTTTTGTCTTAactttaaatttcaataaaaaaaaaaaaaagaacttataaCACTACTTTCagtattttagttaaataatgtaaacgcatattttttaaaaccactACATACTATGTAAGTTTGGGATGTaagttaagatgttttttttaaagaaattaatacttctattcagtaAGAGTGCATTATATTtgtcaaaaattatattaaatacttttacatggttacaaaaatatgtatttattttaaataaatgctgttcttttgaactttttattcatcaactgATCCTGGAGAAGATGCataatggttttcacaaaaatatatttttcagcacaactgttttcaacatttgtaataattatgaatttgttttagagcagcaaatcagtatattataatcactgttttactgtatttttgataaaaaataaaaaagcagtctTCTGACAGCCTTTTCTTACTGACTTCAAATGattgatttaattgattaattaaacgatgggtgtttaaatatttattttaattttataaattgtttttatttattaatttatagggtttaccccaaaatgaaaattgtatcatttattattttatgacatttagaGCTACATGTGGGtaaataaattatgatgtttttatttttgtatttgtgtctgtgtgtgtctgagtgagagaAAATGCTGCTTTGCTAGTTTGTTTGGACCTTTTTAATTGCCATGCATCATCATGTTTTCCTTAGCTTTGAAGAGATCTACAAGTTTCAACGACAGATCTTGAGAGTGAAGGACCGGGATGAATTTCCCATGATTCTAGTGGGTAACAAAGCTGATCTTGAGCAACAGAGACAAGTGAGTGACATGAATCATGAACATTTTAACACTCTTTGTCTTCACTGCAACCCATCATGACTTGGCAGTATATTGTATCCATTGCAAAGATTCCATCTATAGTTTCTgttataaaatgacaaatgtatatacagtatgcatatatACGGTACTCAAGAGCACAATGTCACGGTAATTAAATGTGGATGAAATTCAGTCCTGAAAATCAATGAGCTGAAAGGCTGAAATGTATcacagagagtgtgtctgtggtGGAGAgagatggtaataaaatataagGGGTTACTGAGTGCATAGAAATACACTCAGATTGTGTTACATTGCCACCTAGAGTCAGAAAACGTCAGCttgttgtaaattaatttcaTCACTTGTCTTTACTTTTATCAAAGGCAACTTATAAGacatattgttttatgtaatatcaaacaaaaagtaaaaattgtgataGGAAAGTTTGAATGGATTTCATTTAAGGAGGGTTTTCTTTTTCAGGTGACCCAGGAGGAGGGCCAGCAGCTCGCCCGACAACTCAAAGTCACATACATGGAGGCCTCAGCTAAGATCCGTATGAATGTAGACCAGGCTTTCCACGAGCTGGTCCGAGTTataaggtgagtgtgtgtgtctgtgtgtgtgtgtgagagagtaggtgcgtttacatggacactttttgcttccatcggaattaattcattctgattgacaaATCTgaacgtagtgtttacatgaacgctaaataaagtgttTGGGTTGATatgcgcgtttatatgtcacaagcttctgatcggatttactctTATGACATGTGCACAgtgcatgaatatacagagtttctCGCTGCTGTCGCATACTGGTTTTAAAAGCATACGTGATATTTATCTATTTCGGGTCCTAATTAGGCAacgaccagcacatgaactgttgtgctgcttaacattacttaaaaaaaacaaaaaacaaaaaaaattaaaagtgccCCTTCCCTTGTAAACGCAGCTAGTGTGTCATACAGTGGTGTTTTGTGCCACCAGATGGTGGCAGCACTCAAACAGCAGGCTGTGGTTGGAATGGGTCACTTGcatactgatttaaaaatatgtatgtacacATGTGTACACATTAAGCACTGATAAACACTTTAAACAGTAGTATGCGACAATGTAGCGCTGCACAATTAATAGAATTCCTAATCACGGTTACAATCacagatgccacaattacataatcgttcaaagcgacaattaatcgttcaaagtccacttacattattctgcatgcttaagatgtttttttctttttacggGTTATCTTAACGGTTTTtccatttgatttaatttttgttttagtataacattataataccatgcatatgttttacttttttttttttttttaaagaagaaaccaatccattGTAGTTGACATTtcaggcttaatactatagagaagcaataaaagtttttttcactagtttttcagcttatttattttcatataaaaatatggcatgcagttgcttcaaacagTGGTATAAACATAATTcaatataaatagtgtaaatcatgattaataatcgcaattacaatttcaagggaataattgacaattatgatttctgtcataatcgtgcagccctactacaATGTTTTCACATAACCTCATTATGTTGCGTATTTCATACAGCAATTAGTGTCTACTTATCATCTcagaagtattttatttattttaatccaatTTTATGTGGAAAAATGTCTTTCATTTTGGCAGGCCAATTATTTTTTAGAGATCACTgctgacattttaatttatttgtcatactagaaatgaaaaatgaaatcaggCATATTGCACTGTGAGATACAATATCCGTATCTTTTATACACAGTATCTGGGTTTTCCATATGAAACTAAATATTCATACTGAGCATTATAGTCTTATGTATGAGTATGAttagtatgctagtatgctattctgatATAATTATATAGCTTGATATTTTATAGGTACtattagtttatattttcaattttcattttaatattaatttacattttagtaatttattatgtccttttgtcaattttattttacgtttaaggtttttcatatttctatttagctttaattagtttgatatttttataatttcagttttagttttagtaattttagtactttttaacttattaatttcagttagttgccaaaggaacatttctaatttgaattgaagtttttttgtttgtttttatatttacattttatttcagccttaTTTCAATTACAGATTATATCACTTTCAATTAGTTTAGGTAACAGACCAACTAAATAAATTGAAATCAGTTCAGCTGGAAGCCATATGTCTTGTATGACACGTAACGGCAGATCTTAATTTAAGCTCAGAGATTTGTACACTGAGTGTGACTTGTCTTGACTGATTGTCACTTCCTCTCACAGGAAGTTCCAGGAGCAAGAGTGCCCACCCTCGCCGGAGCCCACGCGCAAAGAGAAGGATAAGAGCGGCTGCCATTGTGTGATTGTCTAATTGGCTTCTCACTGCCACCACTCTTCCAGCTGCTGTCACCGGTCCCTGCCCCCAACCCTGCCTTCTGACATCACATCCTGTGCGGATGAACTCGCTGCCTTTCTACATGTGCATGTCCTTAAAACAGCAGTC encodes:
- the LOC109061083 gene encoding LOW QUALITY PROTEIN: ras-related protein R-Ras2 (The sequence of the model RefSeq protein was modified relative to this genomic sequence to represent the inferred CDS: substituted 1 base at 1 genomic stop codon), giving the protein MAGWKDGSVQEKYRLVVVGGGGVGKSALTIQFIQSYFVTDYDPTIEDSYTKQCVIDERPARLDILDTAGQEEFGAMREQYMRTGEGFLLVFSVTERXSFEEIYKFQRQILRVKDRDEFPMILVGNKADLEQQRQVTQEEGQQLARQLKVTYMEASAKIRMNVDQAFHELVRVIRKFQEQECPPSPEPTRKEKDKSGCHCVIV